TGGAAGAACCTTTCGCCGATGCTGTGGAAAAAGAGCTGCTCGAGCTCTTTGACCCGGGCAGGGACAACGAGATGAAAATTCTTCTGCAGGCATTCCTCTCCAAACAGATCGAGTACCTCGAACTCGAGCAGAAATTGAAAGAACTTCTGAAAAAATTTCCAGGTTAAGTAAACTTTTACTCCGGTTGGTCGATAATAGTCCTGAGCCTTTGTAGCGACAAAGGACAATTACTACTTTATAAAGGAGTAACCATGCGACGTGGTTTTACAATGATTGAGTTGATCTTCGTGATCGTGATTCTGGGTATTCTGGCAGCAGTCGCCATTCCGAAGCTCGCAGCAACGCGTGATGATGCGAAAATTTCGAAAATGGCAAGCAATATTCAGACCGCGAAAAACGAAATCGCTTCCTACGTGGTATCCCAGGGCGGGACCGATACGAACTGGACGCTCGCGACTTACAAGAAGGCTTCCAACGTCATCAGTGAAATGGCCGCTACCGGTGAAATCAATACGACATCCAACAACGGACATGATGTCATCCAGTTTGTCGACACAGACAACGGCGCGGTATGTATTACACTCGAATACAACGGAACCGATATTCTTATTGCCCAAAAAGATGAAGACAGCCGAATTTGTGACGGTGTCAAAAGTATGGTCAAAGAGGTCAACGTAACTGTCGCAGGACAGGGTGTCAAGTACTAATCGACGTTATAATTTTTCCATCATATTAAAAGGGGAGGAGTGGAATACTCCTCTCCGTTGACAGAATGAGATTTGATAAAATGAAATTGAAGAAAAAATCGATGTCCCGCGCTTTTACAATGATTGAATTGATTTTTGTTATAGTGATTCTCGGCATTCTTGCCAGTGTCGCTGTAATGAAACTCAATGCCACGAGAGAGGATGCGCAGATCTCTTCCATCAGCGGAAGGGTATCGGCCATTTTGGGTGAAATCTCCTCGCATGCCGTTGCCAGTGCCACCTTGGACGGCAACGTGACACACTATTCCAACATCGCCCAGGAGATGGTGGCCAATGGTGAGGCCACCGTCGAAAATACAGCGGATACGACTCGTCTGAAGATCAGGGCAGGGGAGGTTCCCGAATGTCTCGTTCTGAAGATCATTCACAGCGTGACGGAGGAGAACCTCTCACTCGAAATGAATTCGGATGAGAACGATTATGTATGCCGTGGTGTGCAGCGGCAGCTGGCCGACAGGAATGTTACGTTGCGTATAAGGGGAAGAATTGCAAAATACTAAACGTGCCTTTACCATGATCGAACTGATTTTCGTCATCGTGGTTATCGGTATACTCGCTTCCATCGCCATGCCGAAACTCTGGGTAACGCGGACCGATGCGATCATTTCGAAGGGGCGTGCGGAAGTTTCGACCATACGAAGCGCCATTGCGACGGCCCATCAAAAAAATATGATGGAAGGAAACAACAGTTACCTTTCAACGCTCGACGACGGCACGACACTTTTTGGAAAAATACTGGATTACGGCATGCCTTCCGATACATCGCCGGGACATTGGAGCAAAAGCGGAAGCCACTATGTCTATCATATTGACTACGATACCAATGCCACTTTCGAATACAACGCCACGACAGGACGTTTTGACTGTATCAGCGGAAGCTGCACGACTCTGACGCATTAGAGCCTGTCATAAAAAAGGCGATGTTTTATTACGAAGTTTGCCTGGTGGGCAGACGGACACCTGTCCTGACATTCCATTCGTCCGAACGACTGCCGGTGCACACCCTTGTGGAAGTGGAAGTGCGCGGCAAAAAATACACCGCTCTGGTTCAAAAAAGTGTCGCAAAACCCGAATTCGATACCAAACCAATTTTGCGGAAACTTCCCTTTTTGTATCGGGATTACCAGATAGAGACAGCTCGCTTCATAGCCTCCTACTATACCTCGCATTTTGCGGAAGCGATCGGCCTTTTCAGCCCTTTTTTGAATAGACAGGCCAATCTGCCTCCTTGCGGCTGCGTTTGCGATGTCGCTCTCTCCAAAGCGCAGCAGGAGGCTTACGAGGCATTGAAAAGAAACGAGACGGCCCTTCTTTTCGCTCCCACCGGAAGCGGCAAAACGGAAATTTACATCAAGCTTTTCGCACAGATGCTGAGCGAAGGCAAAAGCGCCATATTCCTGATGCCGGAAATCAGCCTGACGCCGCAGATGGAAAAACGGCTGAAAATACACTTCGCGGATACCGTGGCGATCTGGCACTCGAGACTGACGAAAAAACGCCGAAGCGAAACACTCGAAGCGATTCGCGAGGGAAAAGTACGCATCGTCGCGGGTCCGCGCTCGGCCCTCTTTCTACCGCTTCACGATATCGGCCTGATCGTCGTGGACGAGGAGCATGATGACAGTTACAAAGCACACAACAGACCGCGGTACCATGCCAGGGACCTGGCGCTTTTTATGGGGAAAAAGCTGGGGGCCAAGGTGGTGCTCGGCAGCGCGACGCCGAGCGTGGCGACCTACGCCAGACAGCCTGTTGTCAAGATCGAAAAACCTTTCATCGAAACGAAGAAGCGGTTCGTTTTCGAAAAGGGGGGCTGCCGCCTGACGCCGACGATGATCGAAGCGGTGGCGCGCCATACGAAAGAGGGCGGCCAGGTACTGGTGTTCCTTCCCACCCGCGCCAATTTCAAATATCTCTACTGCGAAAACTGCGGCTATACGGTGGAGTGTCCGTTCTGTTCGGTGGGCATGAGCCTTCACCGGCACCGCAAAGTGGTTCAGTGCCACTATTGCGGCTACGCCGAAAGAATCCCCTCCGCGTGTCCTACGTGCGGGTCGGTTATCCGTTCGGACCGCATCGGAACGGCGGAGGTGGTGGAGCAGCTGAGAGAGCGTTTCTCTGACCTTGTCATACAGCAGTTCGACAAAGACACGATCACCACGGCGAACAAACTGCAAAAAGCCCTTGATAGATTCGAAAAAAAAGAGACCGATGTGCTGGTAGGGACCCAGATGCTGGCCAAAGGGCACGACTATGCCGATATCACTCTGGCGATCATACTGGGGCTCGACTACATTCTGGCGCTGCCGGACTACCGGGCCAGGGAGAGGGCGCAGGCGCTTTTCGTGCAGATATCCGGCCGTGCGGGGCGCGCTCGGGAGGCGGAGGTGATCGTCCAGACGAACCAGCCGGAATTTTTCATGGAATATCTGGGAGATTACGAGAAATTTCTCAAAGAGGAATCGCAGATGCGCGAAGGGCTCTACCCGCCCACAATGCATCTGTGCCGGCTTCTTTTTTCGGACAAAGAGGAAGCCAGAGGCGCCGCCAACGTGGAGCGGATCAAGGAGGCGATCGAGCGTTTCGGCAAAGTCGAAGTGGTCGGGGCCGGCAAAGCGCCCATCGAAAAGATTGCCGGCAAATTCCGATTCAATATCCTTCTGCGAAGCGCGAGCCGGCGGGATATGATGCGGGTCGTCAAGGCGGTCGAGGACGGCAGCTTCGAAGTGGATATGGATCCGGTCGATTTCGCATAGATTTCGATATAATCCTTTTTATGATTCAACGCTATCCTACCAGACAGATTTATGTCGGCAATGTACCGGTGGGCGGTGGGGCACCGATATCGGTCCAATCGATGACCTATTCGCGCACCGCTGACGTGGAAGCGACGGTGGAGCAGATCAACCGTCTCCATTTCGCCGGGGCGGACATCGTCCGTGTCGCGGTACCCGACTACGAAGATGCCGAAGCGCTCAGGCAGATACGGGCGAAAACCTCTCTGCCTCTGGTGGCCGACATCCATTTCAATTACCGTCTTGCATTGATTGCCGCGGAATATGTGGATTGCATCCGCATCAATCCGGGCAATATCGGTGAGAAATCGCGGGTCAAAGAGGTGGTCAGGGCGTGCACGGAACGCAACATTCCCATTCGCATCGGTGTCAACTGCGGAAGTCTCGAAAAAGAGTTCGAAGAGCGGTACGGTCAGACGGCCAAAGGGATGGTCGAATCGGCCCTCTACAATATCAAATTCCTTGAAGACCTGGGATTTACCGATATCAAAGTTTCCCTCAAGGCCAGTGATGTGGAACGCACGGTGGAAGCCTACCGGACGCTGCGTCCTCTGGTCGACTATCCGTTTCATCTGGGTGTGACCGAAGCGGGCACCGTCTTTCATGCGACGATCAAAAGCGCCATAGGACTGGGAACGCTGCTGCTGGAAGGGATCGGCGATACGCTGCGTGTCTCCATCACCGGCGAGTTGGAAAAAGAGATCGAAGTGGGACGGGCGATCCTAAAAGACAGCGGTGCGGCCAAAGAGGGGCTCAACATCATCTCCTGCCCCACATGCGGGCGTATCGAGGCCGACCTTGTCAAAGCGGTGGCCGAAGTGGAAGAGAGGACCAAACACATCAAGACACCTCTCAATGTCTCGGTGATGGGATGTGTCGTCAATGCCATCGGAGAAGCCAAAAGCGCCGACGTGGCGATCGCCTACGGCAAAGGGAGCGGGCTCGTGATGGTCAAGGGAGAGGTGGTGGCCAAACTGCCCGAAGAAAAGCTTGTGGATCGCTTTTTGGAAGAGGTGGAGAAAGTTGCCCATGAAATTGGGAATGGATAATGCAAACTGAGAAGAATGAAGCGGGACAATGGAAGAACATCTTTATAATCTGAATATCGAACGGGCGGTGCTAAGCACGATCGTTTTCGACCCGGTGCAGTATGAAGAGATCGCGGCGCAGCTCAAACCGGAAGATTTCTACCACCCTTTCCATCAACATCTTTTCGCGGCGATGGAGGAACTTTTTAGGGCCGACCAGCCGATCGACGAGGAGTTTTTGAAGGAGAGGCTGCTGCACAAAAACCAGTTCGACGAAGTGGCGTTTCTCGATATTCTCAGCGCCAACCCCCTCTCCAACACCCATGCCTACATCAAAGAGATCAAAGCCAAAGCGCAGAAACGCGCGCTGGTGACGCTGGCGACGGAGATCAAAAAGCTCACCATCGAAGACGACCTGCCGGCCGATGACGTGATGGATGCGGTGGAGGCGAAACTTTATGCCATCACATCCGAAGCGTCCACCCAGGATTTTCGCGAAAGCCAGGAGATGGCGCTCAGTACGCTGGAACATATCAAAAAGATGAAAGAGCGGGGCAACTCCATGCTCATCGGTGTCGATACCGGCTTCAAGGAGCTCAACCGCATGACATCGGGATTCGGGGAAGGAGACCTGGTGATCGTCGCGGCGCGGCCGGCGATGGGAAAATGCCTGGGGAAGGGAACGCGCGTCCTGATGTACGACGGAAGCCTCAAGAGGGTCGAAGATGTGAAGGTGGGTGACCTGTTGATGGGTGACGACTCGACCCCCAGGCGGGTTTTGTCCCTGGCGCGGGGACGGGAGATGATGTATTGGGTGCGTCAGAACAGGGGTATCGATTACCGGGTCAACGAAAGTCACATTCTCTCACTCAAACGCAGCCGAAACGAGGGTGGCCACAAGCATGGCGAAATATTGAACATATCCGTCAGGGAGTACCTGCAAAAGAGCGACAAGTTCAAAAGCAATTACAAAGGCTACAAAGTCGCGGTGGAATTTCCTGCAAAAGAGGTTCCGGTAGATCCCTATTTTCTGGGAATCTGGCTGGGAGACGGACGTTGTGATGACGTCCGGATCGCTACGGAAGACCCCGAAATCGTCGAATACCTGAAAGCCTATGCGGTGAAACTCGGATTGTCGCTACAGCTCTATACGGCAAAAGGCAAATGCCCCATGTATGCCATCACAAACGGCCGGCATGTAGACCCTCACGGCTCTTTTCCCATTCAGAAAGAGCTTCGGCTCCTGGGTCTCTTGGAGCGGAAACATATTCCACAGGCGTATCTGGCCAATGCGGAGAAGATCCGGCTGCAACTGCTGGCGGGATTGATCGATAGTGACGGTTATTATGATGACCACTATCATGTGATGGAGATTACCCAGAAAAACCGGCGGTTGGCCGAAGAGATCAAACTTCTGGCCGATACGTTGGGATTCCAAACCTCTCTGGTCGCCAAAAAGGCATCGATTCGGGAGCGGGGTTTTGAGAGTGAAGTGTATCGGGTGCGTATCGTCGGGGATCTGGACCGTATTCCGACAAAAGTGCCGCGCAAGCGGGCGCGGCCGAGAAAGGCGATAAGAGATGTGCGGCATACGGGCATTCGCATCGAACCCGACAGGGTCGATGACTACTACGGATTCGTGCTGGACGGAAACCATCTCTTTCTGCTGGAAGATATGACGGTGACACACAATACGGCACTGACGCTCAACATGGCGCTCAAAGCCCTCGAAAACGGGGACGGGGTCGCCTTTTTCTCCCTGGAGATGCCGGCGGAGCAGCTGGTGCTGCGGATGCTGAGCGCCAAAACATCCATCGCCCTGCAGGATCTTCGGGTGGGAAATCTGACCGACGACGAATGGTCGAGGCTCTCCGAAGCGGTGGATTGGCTGGGGAACCAGAAACTTTTCGTCGACGACGAAGGGTCGCTCAACATTCATCAGGTGCGCGCCAAACTGCGCAAACTCAAATCGCACCATTCCGAAATCAAGATCGCCTTCATCGACTACCTGCAGTTGATGACGGGTGCCTCCAACAAAGACCGCCACCAGGAGGTCAGCGACATCTCCCGGGGGCTGAAGATGCTGGCCAGGGAGCTCAACATGCCCATCGTCGCCCTTTCGCAGCTCAACCGCTCTCTGGAGTCGAGGGCCGACAAGCGGCCGATGCTCTCGGACCTTCGCGAATCGGGGGCGATCGAGCAGGATGCCGACATCATCCTCTTCGTCTACCGCGACGATGTCTACCGAATCCGGGAAGAGAAGGAAAAAGAGATGAAGGCCCGGGCGGAAGGGAAAGAGTATAAATCCACTTTCCATGAAAAAGAGGAGGAGGATGCCGAAATCATCATCGGCAAACAGCGAAACGGCCCGACCGGTATCGTCGAACTGAAGTTCCAGAAGCGGTTTACCCGGTTCGTCGATGCGGGATATGTCCCGGTCGAAGTCGTCTACGAGCAGAGCAACATCGATACGGGCGCCGAAACGAAAATTGAGCTTCCGCCTATCTAAACCGACCCTCCTTGAGGGGCGCCGTGAATGGCATGCCTTTTTCGGGCTCGCACTGGCGCTTCTGCTCCTCTCCACAGGGTGGCACTTTCATCGCTACACGCAGTTTGTTTCCCAAAAGAAGATGTGGACAGAGGCCGATGTGCTGGTGCAGTACACCAAAAGAGCGAAAGGGCGAAGCTATGAAGTTTTAAAACTTGAGACGAAAGAGGGCCTGCGGCTCTATACCACTTCGAGAGAAGATCTTAAAAACCTGCAGGGGCGCAGCGTCTCTGTTCTTCTTTTTCCCGCAAAAGTGACTTTTTTCGACTATCTTTCGATTCCTTACATCCCCTCCGTCATCGTTCGCGTCAACGCCGGGAAGTCTGCTCGTATGAAACTCTACGAGCGCATCGGGAGCCAGCATGAATCGAAATGGATGAAAGAGCTCTACGGGGCGCTTTTTCTGGCCGTTCCCATCTCCAAAACGCTTCGTGAAAGAGTGACGATGCTGGGGGTCAACCATCTTCTGGCCCTCAGCGGTTTTCATATGGGACTTTTGTGGTTCATTCTCTACGGGCTGCTTTCGGCACTTTACAGGCCGCTGCAGCAACGTCTCTTCCCGTGGCGCCACAGACTGCTCGATGTCGGCGCCGTGACGGTCATACTGTTGGGATGCTATCTGCTTCTGACCGATATGCCGCCCTCTCTTCTACGCGCCTATGCCATGGTGGTGGTGGGGTGGCTGGCGCTGCTTTTTGGTATCGAACTTCTCTCTTTCACCTTTCTGGCAGTCTGTGTTGTGATGCTTGCCGCGCTTTTTCCGTCACTTCTTCTCTCGGTCGGATTCTGGCTCTCCGTTTTTGGTGTTTTTTTCATCTACCTTTTTCTGAAATGGACGGAGGAGTGGCCGAAATGGCTCGTTTTTTCGGTTTTGAATATCTGGGTCTATCTGGCGATGCTTCCGATTGTCCATCTCTTTTTCGGCACTTTTGCGCTCTCCCAGCTTTTGTCGCCTCTTTGGACGATACTCTTTACACTCTTCTATCCTCTCGCGATGGGACTTCATCTGCTGGGCCTGGGCGGCATGGCGGATGGAATGCTTCTTTCGCTTCTGCACTGGGCGCAGGGGGCATCCGCGGTGTCGGTGCAGACCCCTCTGTGGTTCGCACTTCTTTTCGTTCTACTCTCTTTCGCCGCCCTTCGGTGGCGGTTCGCACTCTATCTTCAGATGGGTTCCGCGGGGCTCTTTTTTGTATATCTCGTTGAGCAGGTAGCATAGCTTCTGACCATAGAGGAAGATGATCCATGAGACATAGATCCAGAGCATGAAAAAAAGAAGGACGCTGAACGAACCGTAGACGGTCGTATAGGTCTTGGTGTGAAGTGTGTAGTAGATGAAGATGTTTTTGCCGACATACCAGATAAGGGAGGCGAAAAAAGAGGAGACAAGGGCCGCTTTGAACCGGATGTTGACCGTCGTCGAGATTTTGTAGGTGACAAAAAAGAGCATCCAGATGATAAGGAAAGGAAAAAGCGCCAGAAAATCGATGCCGCTGGTATATTGGGAACTGTTGAGCAGGTTCTGGACCTTGACCGAAAGGTAGATCGACGCGGCCAGCGCCATGGGGCCCAGTGTGATGAGTGTCCAGTAGGTGGTCAGAGCGCTCCAGAAGCTTTTTTGCTTCGAATGGAAAATTTTTCCGACGATATATTCATAGTTCTGAAAGAACATGATCGATGCGAAAAGGATGAAGATAAAACCGATCGTGCCCAGTTTCGATGTATTGGCCAAAAAGGTATCGATGTACTGGGAGACCGTCTCCTGGGAGGCGGGCATGATGTTGGAGAAGATGAAGCTTTTGATTTTTTCGTACTGGTCGGAAAAGTTGGGGAGCCGGACGATGATCGAAAAACTGACCAGCAGAAGAGGTATGATCGTGAAAATCGTATAGAAGCTGAGGCTGGCGGCGTAATAGGGAATGTCGGGATCGTAAAAATTTTTGAGGGAACAGTAGATGTTTTTGAGTGAAAAGTGAAAAGTGGGAAGTGAGAAGTGATTTTTACCATTTTCGGACATGGCTTTACCCACCGTTCCAATCGGAAAAACCGACGACCGACGACCAGCGAGCAACGACCATATTAAAGCGCCATCTTTCCCGGGTTGAGGATGTTGTTGGGGTCGAAGGCCCGTTTGATGTCGCGAAAAAGGTTCATCTCCTCTTCGGTGTAGGCCAGGTGCATGAAGGGGGCCTTGGAGAGGCCGATGCCGTGTTCGCCGCTGAGTGTGCCGCCCAGGTCGACGGTGATACGGAAGATTTCTTCGATCGCTTCATGGCCGATCTTCAGCTGTTCGGGGTCGTTGCCGTCGACCATGACGTTGGTATGGACGTTGCCGTCGCCCGTGTGGCCGAAACAGGGGATTTTGACTTTGTATTTCAAAGCGACGTCGTTGATGCGCCGAAGCAGTTCGGGCAGCACGGAACGGGGCACGGTGATATCTTCGTTGATCTTTTTGGAGCCGTAGATCGTGATGGACTGGCTGGCGTTGCGCCGGGCGAACCACAAATCGGCCGACTCCGCGTCGTCTTTTGCCTTTCTGAAGTCGCTGCAGCCGTTTTCGAGGAAGACCTTTTCGATTACGTCCATCTGGTAGTCGATCTCCTCGCTCAGATTGCCGTCGACGTCGGTGATGAGAATGGCGCCGGCATCCACCGGAAGCCCTTTGTGGTATTTCTCCTCCACAGCGCGGATGGTGAGGTTGTCCAGAAACTCCATCGCCACCGGGGTCACGCCGCTGGCCATGGTTTTGTAGACCGCCTCCATCGCCTCTTCGACGCTGGGGAAGATGCCCATGGCGGTCTTTTTGAGTTTCGGTTTGGCGATCAGCTTGAGGGTAATTTCGGTGATGACCGCCAACGTCCCTTCGCTGGCGATGAGGATGCCCGCGATGTTGTAGCCCGCCACATCCTTGATGGTCTTTTTCCCGGCGCGGATGATGTCGCCGTTGGGGCGTACGGCGCGGATGGCCATGACGTAATCTTTGGTGATGCCGTATTTGGCCGCCCGCATGCCGCCGGCGTTTTCGCTGACGTTGCCGCCGATGGTGCTGTACTCCTGGCTGGCCGGGTCGGGGGGGTAGAAGAGCCCTTTGGCCTCCACCGCCTTCTGCAGCTCCATGTTGATGACCCCCGGCTGCACCACGGCGACCATGTTGTCCATATCGATTTCCAAAATCTTGTTCATATGCTTTTCCAGAGCCAGGACGATGCCCCCATTAGCCGGCAGCGCGCCGCCGGTGAAGCCGCTGCCCGCACCGCGGGGGACGATGGCGATGCGATGCTCGTTGCAGTAGCGCAAAATGGCGCTGACATCCTCTTCGTGGCGGGGAAAGACCACGGCGTCGGGTTCGTACCGTTCTCTGGTCGCGTCATAGCTGTAGGCGATCATATGAGCTTTGTCGCGATAGAGATTCTCCTCTCCGACAATCTTTTTCAAAGCGTCGATATGGGTCTGCTCAATCATTTTTCACTCTCCATTTTCCGGTAAAAACGGTCGAAATCCCCGATTTTGTACTCCGTCCAGTCATAGA
This genomic interval from Hydrogenimonas urashimensis contains the following:
- a CDS encoding type II secretion system protein translates to MRRGFTMIELIFVIVILGILAAVAIPKLAATRDDAKISKMASNIQTAKNEIASYVVSQGGTDTNWTLATYKKASNVISEMAATGEINTTSNNGHDVIQFVDTDNGAVCITLEYNGTDILIAQKDEDSRICDGVKSMVKEVNVTVAGQGVKY
- a CDS encoding type II secretion system protein: MIELIFVIVILGILASVAVMKLNATREDAQISSISGRVSAILGEISSHAVASATLDGNVTHYSNIAQEMVANGEATVENTADTTRLKIRAGEVPECLVLKIIHSVTEENLSLEMNSDENDYVCRGVQRQLADRNVTLRIRGRIAKY
- a CDS encoding prepilin-type N-terminal cleavage/methylation domain-containing protein codes for the protein MQNTKRAFTMIELIFVIVVIGILASIAMPKLWVTRTDAIISKGRAEVSTIRSAIATAHQKNMMEGNNSYLSTLDDGTTLFGKILDYGMPSDTSPGHWSKSGSHYVYHIDYDTNATFEYNATTGRFDCISGSCTTLTH
- a CDS encoding primosomal protein N', which gives rise to MFYYEVCLVGRRTPVLTFHSSERLPVHTLVEVEVRGKKYTALVQKSVAKPEFDTKPILRKLPFLYRDYQIETARFIASYYTSHFAEAIGLFSPFLNRQANLPPCGCVCDVALSKAQQEAYEALKRNETALLFAPTGSGKTEIYIKLFAQMLSEGKSAIFLMPEISLTPQMEKRLKIHFADTVAIWHSRLTKKRRSETLEAIREGKVRIVAGPRSALFLPLHDIGLIVVDEEHDDSYKAHNRPRYHARDLALFMGKKLGAKVVLGSATPSVATYARQPVVKIEKPFIETKKRFVFEKGGCRLTPTMIEAVARHTKEGGQVLVFLPTRANFKYLYCENCGYTVECPFCSVGMSLHRHRKVVQCHYCGYAERIPSACPTCGSVIRSDRIGTAEVVEQLRERFSDLVIQQFDKDTITTANKLQKALDRFEKKETDVLVGTQMLAKGHDYADITLAIILGLDYILALPDYRARERAQALFVQISGRAGRAREAEVIVQTNQPEFFMEYLGDYEKFLKEESQMREGLYPPTMHLCRLLFSDKEEARGAANVERIKEAIERFGKVEVVGAGKAPIEKIAGKFRFNILLRSASRRDMMRVVKAVEDGSFEVDMDPVDFA
- the ispG gene encoding flavodoxin-dependent (E)-4-hydroxy-3-methylbut-2-enyl-diphosphate synthase, with the translated sequence MIQRYPTRQIYVGNVPVGGGAPISVQSMTYSRTADVEATVEQINRLHFAGADIVRVAVPDYEDAEALRQIRAKTSLPLVADIHFNYRLALIAAEYVDCIRINPGNIGEKSRVKEVVRACTERNIPIRIGVNCGSLEKEFEERYGQTAKGMVESALYNIKFLEDLGFTDIKVSLKASDVERTVEAYRTLRPLVDYPFHLGVTEAGTVFHATIKSAIGLGTLLLEGIGDTLRVSITGELEKEIEVGRAILKDSGAAKEGLNIISCPTCGRIEADLVKAVAEVEERTKHIKTPLNVSVMGCVVNAIGEAKSADVAIAYGKGSGLVMVKGEVVAKLPEEKLVDRFLEEVEKVAHEIGNG
- the dnaB gene encoding replicative DNA helicase, whose translation is MEEHLYNLNIERAVLSTIVFDPVQYEEIAAQLKPEDFYHPFHQHLFAAMEELFRADQPIDEEFLKERLLHKNQFDEVAFLDILSANPLSNTHAYIKEIKAKAQKRALVTLATEIKKLTIEDDLPADDVMDAVEAKLYAITSEASTQDFRESQEMALSTLEHIKKMKERGNSMLIGVDTGFKELNRMTSGFGEGDLVIVAARPAMGKCLGKGTRVLMYDGSLKRVEDVKVGDLLMGDDSTPRRVLSLARGREMMYWVRQNRGIDYRVNESHILSLKRSRNEGGHKHGEILNISVREYLQKSDKFKSNYKGYKVAVEFPAKEVPVDPYFLGIWLGDGRCDDVRIATEDPEIVEYLKAYAVKLGLSLQLYTAKGKCPMYAITNGRHVDPHGSFPIQKELRLLGLLERKHIPQAYLANAEKIRLQLLAGLIDSDGYYDDHYHVMEITQKNRRLAEEIKLLADTLGFQTSLVAKKASIRERGFESEVYRVRIVGDLDRIPTKVPRKRARPRKAIRDVRHTGIRIEPDRVDDYYGFVLDGNHLFLLEDMTVTHNTALTLNMALKALENGDGVAFFSLEMPAEQLVLRMLSAKTSIALQDLRVGNLTDDEWSRLSEAVDWLGNQKLFVDDEGSLNIHQVRAKLRKLKSHHSEIKIAFIDYLQLMTGASNKDRHQEVSDISRGLKMLARELNMPIVALSQLNRSLESRADKRPMLSDLRESGAIEQDADIILFVYRDDVYRIREEKEKEMKARAEGKEYKSTFHEKEEEDAEIIIGKQRNGPTGIVELKFQKRFTRFVDAGYVPVEVVYEQSNIDTGAETKIELPPI
- a CDS encoding ComEC/Rec2 family competence protein, whose product is MSFRLSKPTLLEGRREWHAFFGLALALLLLSTGWHFHRYTQFVSQKKMWTEADVLVQYTKRAKGRSYEVLKLETKEGLRLYTTSREDLKNLQGRSVSVLLFPAKVTFFDYLSIPYIPSVIVRVNAGKSARMKLYERIGSQHESKWMKELYGALFLAVPISKTLRERVTMLGVNHLLALSGFHMGLLWFILYGLLSALYRPLQQRLFPWRHRLLDVGAVTVILLGCYLLLTDMPPSLLRAYAMVVVGWLALLFGIELLSFTFLAVCVVMLAALFPSLLLSVGFWLSVFGVFFIYLFLKWTEEWPKWLVFSVLNIWVYLAMLPIVHLFFGTFALSQLLSPLWTILFTLFYPLAMGLHLLGLGGMADGMLLSLLHWAQGASAVSVQTPLWFALLFVLLSFAALRWRFALYLQMGSAGLFFVYLVEQVA
- a CDS encoding YihY/virulence factor BrkB family protein — protein: MSENGKNHFSLPTFHFSLKNIYCSLKNFYDPDIPYYAASLSFYTIFTIIPLLLVSFSIIVRLPNFSDQYEKIKSFIFSNIMPASQETVSQYIDTFLANTSKLGTIGFIFILFASIMFFQNYEYIVGKIFHSKQKSFWSALTTYWTLITLGPMALAASIYLSVKVQNLLNSSQYTSGIDFLALFPFLIIWMLFFVTYKISTTVNIRFKAALVSSFFASLIWYVGKNIFIYYTLHTKTYTTVYGSFSVLLFFMLWIYVSWIIFLYGQKLCYLLNEIYKKEPRGTHLKIECEPPPKGGERE
- the glcD gene encoding glycolate oxidase subunit GlcD; this encodes MIEQTHIDALKKIVGEENLYRDKAHMIAYSYDATRERYEPDAVVFPRHEEDVSAILRYCNEHRIAIVPRGAGSGFTGGALPANGGIVLALEKHMNKILEIDMDNMVAVVQPGVINMELQKAVEAKGLFYPPDPASQEYSTIGGNVSENAGGMRAAKYGITKDYVMAIRAVRPNGDIIRAGKKTIKDVAGYNIAGILIASEGTLAVITEITLKLIAKPKLKKTAMGIFPSVEEAMEAVYKTMASGVTPVAMEFLDNLTIRAVEEKYHKGLPVDAGAILITDVDGNLSEEIDYQMDVIEKVFLENGCSDFRKAKDDAESADLWFARRNASQSITIYGSKKINEDITVPRSVLPELLRRINDVALKYKVKIPCFGHTGDGNVHTNVMVDGNDPEQLKIGHEAIEEIFRITVDLGGTLSGEHGIGLSKAPFMHLAYTEEEMNLFRDIKRAFDPNNILNPGKMAL